Proteins from one Sabethes cyaneus chromosome 2, idSabCyanKW18_F2, whole genome shotgun sequence genomic window:
- the LOC128737823 gene encoding zinc finger protein 501-like: MFSDSNVEGKLLEVFKFSLPNIEQLSRLVCLACYECIFRFYDYSESIRRNQDYLDSLLNKDSQQQQQQAPKPLLIIPVTEVAGDGTSTEGAAIRVDVQLPNATTTVPEDEIDEPDAPEPEKPKLARLTKADDFIKEYIVLTCDICGEANSANFESFKSLQDHYQQTHNVTGYVTCCGRKFTRKDRLKTHITNHINPSAFKCVVCNHCSKSRTLLRIHMKQHLGSKARLFACNKCDKSFILRSQLVIHEASHLEEQEKEHVCDQCGKAFALRFVLARHKMVHSRAKEFICVICAKSLSSSATLKAHMESHDSTAVQPRLQCSFCLQWYKNAETLRTHIRVRHRDQRIHRCDPCGKIFPTKSSLSTHVKHVHLGERKFACEQCDRKFRKNVQLKEHVARLHSGKSLYNCDFCEKSFTCGSNYFAHRKNKHPKEYAKQQLAKKQQSV; the protein is encoded by the exons ATGTTTTCGGACAGTAATGTGGAAGGAAAATTGCTAgaggtattcaaattttcg CTACCCAACATAGAGCAGCTATCGAGACTGGTCTGTTTAGCGTGCTACGAGTGCATTTTCCGATTCTACGACTACTCTGAATCGATTCGTCGCAATCAAGACTACTTAGATTCACTACTAAACAAAGATtctcaacagcagcagcaacaggcgCCAAAACCGCTTCTGATAATCCCTGTGACTGAGGTTGCCGGTGATGGAACTTCGACCGAAGGGGCCGCCATACGGGTGGACGTTCAACTGCCTAACGCAACCACCACCGTTCCGGAGGATGAAATTGACGAGCCGGATGCTCCGGAACCGGAGAAACCGAAGTTAGCTAGATTGACAAAGGCAGATGATTTCATAAAAGAGTACATCGTACTAACGTGTGACATCTGTGGCGAGGCAAACTCAGCGAATTTCGAAAGCTTCAAATCGTTGCAAGATCACTATCAACAAACTCACAACGTGACCGGTTACGTTACGTGCTGCGGACGCAAGTTTACACGAAAGGACCGCCTGAAAACGCACATCACGAACCACATCAATCCCAGTGCATTCAAGTGCGTTGTCTGTAACCATTGCAGCAAAAGTCGTACCTTGCTAAGGATACACATGAAACAGCACTTGGGTAGTAAGGCACGACTATTTGCTTGCAATAAGTGCGATAAATCGTTTATACTGCGATCGCAGTTGGTGATTCATGAGGCAAGTCACTTGGAAGAGCAAGAAAAGGAGCATGTATGTGATCAGTGTGGAAAAGC ATTCGCTCTGCGTTTTGTCCTCGCCAGACACAAAATGGTGCACTCGCGAGCGAAAGAGTTTATCTGTGTAATTTGCGCGAAATCACTATCTTCATCGGCAACCCTGAAGGCTCACATGGAGTCCCACGACAGCACAGCGGTGCAACCAAGACTCCAATGTTCCTTTTGCTTACAATGGTACAAAAATGCGGAAACATTACGAACGCATATCCGCGTGAGGCATCGTGATCAACGAATCCATCGGTGCGATCCGTGTGGAAagatttttccaacgaaaagttCTCTCTCAACTCACGTGAAGCACGTTCACTTGGGCGAAAGGAAGTTTGCCTGTGAGCAGTGCGATAGAAAGTTTAGGAAAAACGTGCAACTAAAG gaACATGTTGCTCGGTTACACAGCGGAAAGTCACTTTACAATTGCGACTTTTGTGAAAAATCATTCACCTGCGGTTCGAACTATTTTGCACATCGGAAAAATAAGCATCCAAAGGAGTATGCGAAACAGCAACTTGCAAAGAAGCAGCAAAGTGTGTGA